The Papaver somniferum cultivar HN1 chromosome 3, ASM357369v1, whole genome shotgun sequence genome includes a region encoding these proteins:
- the LOC113360167 gene encoding EPIDERMAL PATTERNING FACTOR-like protein 6, giving the protein MVSSTSASSSSSFYHASLPARSLFSSTRHQLGRGLAMGLTSQEKIKSSRRDNNNGESVMMNRRRVLIRMGVGSSPPTCRSRCGRCSPCKAVHVAIQPGRSVILEYYPEAWRCKCGNKLFMP; this is encoded by the exons ATGG TTTCATCTACCTctgcatcctcttcttcttctttttatcatGCTTCGTTACCTGCGAGAAGTCTCTTCTCATCAACTCGTCATCAACTCG GTAGAGGGTTGGCAATGGGATTGACGTcccaagaaaagataaagagtaGTAGAAGAGATAATAATAATGGAGAATCGGTGATGATGAATCGGAGGAGAGTGTTAATACGAATGGGAGTTGGATCGTCACCACCTACGTGTAGATCTAGATGCGGAAGGTGTAGCCCATGTAAGGCAGTTCACGTAGCTATACAACCAGGTCGAAGTGTAATACTTGAATATTATCCTGAAGCTTGGAGATGCAAATGTGGGAATAAACTCTTTATGCCTTGA